Proteins encoded within one genomic window of Pongo pygmaeus isolate AG05252 chromosome 18, NHGRI_mPonPyg2-v2.0_pri, whole genome shotgun sequence:
- the AKTIP gene encoding AKT-interacting protein isoform X2 — MNPFWSMSTSSVRKRSEGEEKTLTGDVKTSPPRTAPKKQLPSIPKNALPITKPTSPAPAAQSTNGTHASYGPFYLEYSLLAEFTLVVKQKLPGVYVQPSYRSALMWFGVIFIRHGLYQDGVFKFTVYIPDNYPDGDCPRLVFDIPVFHPLVDPTSGELDVKRAFAKWRRNHNHIWQVLMYARRVFYKIDTASPLNPEAAVLYEKDIQLFKSKVVDSVQVCTARLFDQPKIEDPYAISFSPWNPSVHDEAREKMLTQKKPEEQHNKSVHVAGLSWVKPGSVQPFSKEEKTVAT, encoded by the exons ATGAACCCTTTCTGGAGCATGTCTACAAGCTCTGTACGCAAA CGATCTGAAGGTGAAGAGAAGACATTAACAGGGGACGTGAAAACCAGTCCTCCACGAACTGCACCAAAGAAACAGCTGCCTTCTATTCCCAAAAATGCTTTGCCCATAACTAAGCCTACATCTCCTGCCCCAGCAGCACAGTCAACAAATGGCACGCATGCGTCCTATGGACCCTTCTACCTGGAATACTCTCTTCTTGCAGAATT TACCTTGGTTGTGAAGCAGAAGCTACCAGGCGTCTATGTGCAGCCATCTTATCGCTCTGCATTAA tGTGGTTTGGAGTAATATTCATACGGCATGGACTCTACCAAGATGGCGTATTTAAGTTTACAGTTTACATCCCTGATAACTATCCAGATGGTGACTGTCCA CGCTTGGTGTTCGATATTCCTGTCTTTCACCCGCTAGTTGATCCCACCTCAGGTGAGCTGGATGTGAAGAGAGCATTTGCAAAATGGAG GCGGAACCATAATCATATTTGGCAGGTATTAATGTATGCAAGGAGAGTTTTCTACAAGATTGATACAGCAAGCCCCCTGAACCCAGAGGCTGCAGTACT GTATGAAAAAGatattcagctttttaaaagtaaagttgTTGACAGTGTTCAGGTGTGCACTGCTCGTTTGTTTGACCAACCTAAAATAGAAGACCCCTATGCAATTAG CTTTTCTCCATGGAATCCTTCTGTACATGATGAAGCCAGAGAAAAGATGCTGACTCAGAAA AAGCCTGAAGAACAGCACAATAAAAGTGTTCATGTTGCTGGCCTGTCATGGGTAAAGCCTGGCTCAGTACAGCCTTTCagtaaagaagagaaaacagtggCAACTTAA
- the AKTIP gene encoding AKT-interacting protein isoform X1, which yields MNPFWSMSTSSVRKRSEGEEKTLTGDVKTSPPRTAPKKQLPSIPKNALPITKPTSPAPAAQSTNGTHASYGPFYLEYSLLAEFTLVVKQKLPGVYVQPSYRSALMWFGVIFIRHGLYQDGVFKFTVYIPDNYPDGDCPRLVFDIPVFHPLVDPTSGELDVKRAFAKWRRNHNHIWQVLMYARRVFYKIDTASPLNPEAAVLYEKDIQLFKSKVVDSVQVCTARLFDQPKIEDPYAISFSPWNPSVHDEAREKMLTQKKKPEEQHNKSVHVAGLSWVKPGSVQPFSKEEKTVAT from the exons ATGAACCCTTTCTGGAGCATGTCTACAAGCTCTGTACGCAAA CGATCTGAAGGTGAAGAGAAGACATTAACAGGGGACGTGAAAACCAGTCCTCCACGAACTGCACCAAAGAAACAGCTGCCTTCTATTCCCAAAAATGCTTTGCCCATAACTAAGCCTACATCTCCTGCCCCAGCAGCACAGTCAACAAATGGCACGCATGCGTCCTATGGACCCTTCTACCTGGAATACTCTCTTCTTGCAGAATT TACCTTGGTTGTGAAGCAGAAGCTACCAGGCGTCTATGTGCAGCCATCTTATCGCTCTGCATTAA tGTGGTTTGGAGTAATATTCATACGGCATGGACTCTACCAAGATGGCGTATTTAAGTTTACAGTTTACATCCCTGATAACTATCCAGATGGTGACTGTCCA CGCTTGGTGTTCGATATTCCTGTCTTTCACCCGCTAGTTGATCCCACCTCAGGTGAGCTGGATGTGAAGAGAGCATTTGCAAAATGGAG GCGGAACCATAATCATATTTGGCAGGTATTAATGTATGCAAGGAGAGTTTTCTACAAGATTGATACAGCAAGCCCCCTGAACCCAGAGGCTGCAGTACT GTATGAAAAAGatattcagctttttaaaagtaaagttgTTGACAGTGTTCAGGTGTGCACTGCTCGTTTGTTTGACCAACCTAAAATAGAAGACCCCTATGCAATTAG CTTTTCTCCATGGAATCCTTCTGTACATGATGAAGCCAGAGAAAAGATGCTGACTCAGAAA AAGAAGCCTGAAGAACAGCACAATAAAAGTGTTCATGTTGCTGGCCTGTCATGGGTAAAGCCTGGCTCAGTACAGCCTTTCagtaaagaagagaaaacagtggCAACTTAA